A DNA window from Aspergillus nidulans FGSC A4 chromosome V contains the following coding sequences:
- a CDS encoding PQ loop repeat-containing G-protein coupled receptor gprJ (transcript_id=CADANIAT00003342), whose product MAGEFVPLTPREAASGLLGSISLTCWIFLLVPQLIENYRNGNAEAISLLFLFVWFVGDITNLAGSAWAGLVPVVVAIAVYFCIADGVLIGQCLYYRARNSRGAAAHLRESSSATPEPTTPLLGRRYSDALREGDGSRRRRDSRPSYSAVNGSQQAQLPDDTLAKLVEENRIGQGAFVKNSSSVLAICVIGMVGWTVAWQTGVWRPAPLGGTSGGVDMAPGAQVLGYISAVCYLGARLPQIYKNYCDKSCEGLSLLFFILSLMGNLTYGAGILCHSTERNYFLTNLPWLIGSLGTMVEDAIIFAQFRLYAVQDSAAEFA is encoded by the exons ATGGCCGGGGAATTCGTTCCGTTGACTCCACGAGAAGCTGCATCAGGCCTTCTCGGTTCCATCTCCTTAACCTGCTGGATTTTTCTCTTA GTCCCCCAACTAATTGAAAACTACCGCAACGGCAATGCCGAAGCCAtctcgctcctcttcctcttcgtctggtTCGTCGGCGACATTACGAACCTCGCCGGTAGCGCCTGGGCGGGTCTTGTCCCCGTCGTCGTCGCAATCGCCGTCTACTTCTGTATCGCCGATGGTGTCCTAATCGGCCAGTGCCTTTATTACCGCGCTCGGAACTCGCGCGGCGCCGCCGCGCACCTTCGCGAATCATCGTCCGCTACACCCGAGCCAACGACGCCACtgcttggaagaagataCAGCGATGCGCTGCGTGAAGGTGATGGCAGTCGGCGGCGGAGGGACTCGCGGCCATCGTACAGCGCTGTGAATGGCTCTCAGCAAGCGCAATTGCCGGATGATACGCTTGCGAAGCTGGTTGAGGAGAATAGGATCGGGCAGGGGGCTTTCGTCAAAAATTCTAGCAGTGTCCTGGCTATTTGTGTCATTGGAATGGTTGGGTGGACGGTCGCATGGCAAACTGGGGTTTGGAGGCCTGCGCCGTTGGGAGGTACGAGTGGAGGCGTCGATATGGCGCCTGGGGCGCAGGTGCTGGGGTACATAAGTGCTGTCTGTTACCTGGG GGCGCGACTACCCCAGATCTATAAAAATTACTGTGATAAGTCTTGTGAAG GACTATCGCTATTgttcttcattctctcacTCATGGGCAACTTGACTTATGGTGCTGGG ATCCTCTGCCATTCCACTGAGAGGAACTACTTCTTAACGAATTTACCCTGGTTGATTGGCTCTTTGGGCACCATGGTGGAGGATGCTATTATCTTTGCGCAGTTTCGCCTATACGCGGTCCAGGATTCTGCCGCAGAATTTGCTTGA
- the rpp1 gene encoding ribosomal protein P1 (transcript_id=CADANIAT00003343) codes for MSTAELACSYASLILADEGIEITADKLQTLLTAAKVQEVEPIWTSIFAKALEGKDIKDLLTNVGSAGAAAPAGGAAPAAGGDAAAPAAEEKKEEEKEESDEDMGFGLFD; via the exons ATGTCTACCGCCGAGCTCGCCTGCTCCTACGCTTCCCTCATCCTTGCCGATGAGGGCATCGAGATCACC GCCGACAAGCTCCAGACTCTCCTGACTGCCGCCAAGGTTCAGGAAGTTGAGCCCATCTGGACTTCCATCTTCGCCAAGGCTCTTGAGGGCAAGGACATCAAGGACCTCCTCACCAACGTCGGTTCCGCTGGTGCCGCCgcccctgctggtggtgctgcccccgctgctggtggtgatgCCGCTGCTCCCGCcgctgaggagaagaaggaagaag agaaggaggagtccGACGAGGACATGGGCTTCGGTCTCTTCGACTAA
- a CDS encoding uncharacterized protein (transcript_id=CADANIAT00003344), with protein sequence MESPAIQTPLDPKEQPILESVLRIRDALYLLKQDKSSYIRSRDVLPLYEEVTKEIEKLNAVRKDQNRRLAHNRLDYVLDDCFQLISLLFLTVGRNNEAPAVYSLAATVQRLLDHLEEAGFYSAKDLSSITTTLAGMRETLDRGKEAHSPALLTLLESRLDKCQIKLEKLQSELTKLSPELASTHETLVSVLRSTAAVNTRSKFSAAEVNGLRDQLKRIEDSMKDGNFVDANGNVLDNQEEVKLLLQRCWRWTEIVLEREGKIDERFREQYERLLDIRNQLDRLSVTQAWSLRETDLFVYQRKLDRIDEARVNGNFVDAEGKPADLHAQRTLLYLIRRSYAYIYALLISSEPVSEALLPVYNQLQTLRRCLLEVKESGGVSNSRELYPYSMKLNSIDNMRVDGKFYIGNDIPEGQGGVNALLAECYDLVWELRAAVADDKE encoded by the exons ATGGAATCCCCCGCCATCCAAACCCCGCTTGATCCGAAAGAGCAACCGATCTTGGAATCTGTACTTCGCATTCGCGACGCGCTTTATCTGCTGAAACAAGACAAATCGTCGTATATTAGATCTCGTGATGTCCTTCCTCTTTACGAAGAGGTGACCAAGGAGATAGAAAAGCTCAATGCTGTTCGGAAAGACCAAAACCGTCGTCTGGCCCATAATCGCT TGGATTACGTATTGGATGACTGTTTTCAATTGATCTCGCTTCTATTCTTGACGGTTGGGAGGAACAATGAGGCCCCGGCAGT ATACTCCCTTGCAGCCACAGTACAA CGACTTCTTGACCATCTGGAAGAAGCCGGCTTTTACAGTGCGAAAGACCTAAGCTCGATTACAACAACTCTCGCAGGAATGCGCGAAACCCTGGATCGTGGCAAAGAAGCCCACTCGCCCGCCTTGTTGACTCTCCTGGAAAGTCGCCTGGACAAGTGCCAGATCAAGCTCGAGAAATTGCAAAGTGAGCTGACCAAACTGAGCCCGGAGCTCGCTTCAACGCATGAAACCCTAGTATCTGTTCTTCGATCAACCGCAGCCGTTAATACTCGTTCGAAG TTCTCTGCCGCAGAAGTGAACGGGCTTCGGGACCAACTGAAAAGAATCGAAGATTCAATGAAAGACGGCAACTTCGTTGACGCCAACGGGAATGTACTAGATAACCAGGAAGAAGTCAAATTGCTTCTGCAACGGTGTTGGCGCTGGACTGAGATAGTGCTGGAACG TGAGGGTAAAATTGATGAGAGATTTCGAGAACAGTATGAGCGACTACTCGATATTCGAAACCAGCTGGATCGGCTCTCTGTCACACAAGCGTGGTCTCTCCGCGAAACAGATCTGTTCGTTTACCAACGTAAACTTGACCGAATTGATGAAGCAAGGGTAAATGGCAACTTTGTCGACGCTGAGGGAAAGCCAGCAGATCTTCATGCACAGCGG ACTCTCCTCTACTTGATTCGGAGAAGCTATGCGTACATTTATGCACTTCTCATCTCCTCAGAGCCTGTCTCAGAAGCACTATTACCCGTATACAATCAGCTCCAAACACTGCGGCGCTGTCTGCTAGAGGTCAAAGAATCCGGTGGTGTATCCAACTCGCGCGAACTCTATCCATATAGTATGAAG CTCAATTCAATTGACAACATGCGCGTTGACGGTAAATTCTACATTGGCAATGACATCCCCGAGGGACAAGGTGGAGTGAACGCCTTGCTTGCCGAATGCTACGACCTAGTTTGGGAATTGCGGGCCGCGGTGGCGGACGACAAGGAGTAA